One window of Halorubrum sp. CBA1229 genomic DNA carries:
- a CDS encoding heavy metal translocating P-type ATPase: MADHKDTDENPSGGEHQQDDSHQQEHSEHDEAAAEADEPRVEQELLEDEAHPATAEGEALHEHHDHAGHEGEGDDHGTHEGHGEGHGGMHEGHEQMFRRRFFVSTLLSIPVLLYSEMLQEWLGFSVPTFPGSEWINPVFAVIVFAYGGIPFLQMAVPELKDRAPGMMTLISMAISVAFVYSLASVIFPTQSAFFWELVTLIDIMLLGHWIEMRSVRRASSAVDELAKLMPDTAERLTDDGETEEVPVSELSEGDRVLVRPGASVPADGVVEEGDSDVNESMITGESKPVSKDPGDEVIGGTINGDGSLRVRVGATGEETTLAGIMRLVEEAQQSKSKTQVLADRAAGWLFYVALGAAAVTAIAWTVAVSFDATVIERVVTVLVIACPHALGLAIPLVVAINTSLAARNGMLVRDRIAMEDARKLDAIIFDKTGTLTEGEHGVVDMATVEGVDEDDALALAAAVESDSEHMIARAIREAADERDLSAPGASSFEAIKGRGVRANVDGNEVYVGGPNLLSQLDSEVPGHLQRFADDAGENAQTVVYLVRDGELIAAFAMADVIREESFRVVDALHDLGIEVAMLTGDSQDVANAVADELGIDTVFAEVLPEDKDEKVQELQDQGKLVGMVGDGVNDAPALTRADVGIAIGSGTDVAVQSADVILVQNNPMDVVRLVKLSKASYRKMQENIVWAAGYNVFAIPLAAGVLAPIGILLSPAVGALLMSLSTVIVAVNAQMLRRVDLSIPELPSGTPSTEVQPAD; this comes from the coding sequence ATGGCCGACCACAAAGATACAGATGAGAATCCTTCGGGAGGAGAACACCAGCAGGACGACAGTCACCAGCAAGAACACAGCGAACACGATGAAGCAGCCGCTGAGGCAGACGAACCACGGGTAGAACAGGAGCTACTGGAGGACGAGGCTCACCCTGCTACGGCGGAGGGTGAGGCGCTCCACGAGCACCACGATCACGCCGGCCACGAGGGCGAAGGAGACGACCACGGCACTCACGAAGGGCACGGTGAGGGACATGGCGGGATGCACGAAGGCCACGAACAGATGTTCCGCCGGCGCTTCTTCGTTTCGACACTCCTGTCGATACCCGTCCTCCTGTACAGCGAAATGCTCCAGGAGTGGCTCGGGTTCTCCGTCCCCACTTTCCCGGGGAGCGAGTGGATCAACCCCGTCTTCGCGGTCATTGTCTTCGCCTACGGTGGGATTCCATTCCTCCAGATGGCGGTCCCGGAGCTGAAAGACCGGGCGCCGGGGATGATGACGCTGATCTCGATGGCCATCTCGGTCGCGTTCGTCTACAGTCTCGCGAGCGTGATTTTCCCAACACAGTCGGCATTCTTCTGGGAACTCGTGACGCTCATCGACATCATGCTGCTCGGCCACTGGATCGAGATGCGGTCGGTGCGCCGTGCCTCGAGCGCCGTCGACGAACTGGCGAAACTGATGCCGGACACGGCGGAACGACTCACCGATGACGGCGAGACCGAAGAGGTCCCTGTCAGTGAACTCTCCGAGGGCGACCGCGTGCTCGTCCGACCGGGCGCGAGCGTGCCCGCCGACGGCGTCGTCGAGGAGGGCGATTCGGACGTCAACGAGTCGATGATCACCGGCGAGTCGAAACCAGTCTCGAAAGACCCCGGCGACGAGGTCATCGGCGGCACAATCAACGGCGACGGCAGTCTCCGCGTCCGTGTTGGCGCAACGGGCGAGGAGACGACGCTCGCGGGCATTATGCGGCTCGTCGAGGAAGCCCAGCAGAGCAAGTCCAAGACCCAGGTGCTGGCCGACCGCGCGGCTGGCTGGCTGTTCTACGTTGCGCTCGGGGCGGCAGCCGTGACCGCAATCGCGTGGACGGTCGCGGTTTCGTTTGACGCGACCGTCATCGAGCGCGTCGTGACGGTGCTCGTCATCGCCTGCCCACACGCTCTGGGACTCGCAATCCCGCTGGTCGTCGCGATCAACACCTCCCTGGCGGCGCGCAACGGGATGCTCGTCCGCGACCGGATCGCGATGGAGGACGCACGGAAGCTGGACGCCATCATCTTCGACAAGACGGGGACGCTCACCGAAGGCGAGCACGGCGTCGTGGATATGGCGACCGTCGAGGGCGTCGACGAGGACGACGCGCTCGCACTGGCGGCAGCTGTCGAGAGCGACTCTGAACACATGATCGCGCGAGCCATCCGCGAGGCAGCTGACGAGCGTGATCTCAGTGCCCCTGGTGCGTCCAGCTTTGAGGCAATCAAAGGGCGAGGGGTCCGGGCGAACGTCGACGGCAATGAGGTGTACGTCGGCGGTCCGAATCTGCTCTCACAGCTCGATAGCGAGGTTCCGGGCCACCTCCAGCGGTTTGCTGACGATGCGGGAGAGAACGCCCAGACGGTGGTGTATCTCGTCCGTGATGGAGAGTTGATCGCCGCGTTCGCGATGGCCGACGTGATCCGCGAGGAGAGTTTCCGCGTCGTCGACGCCCTCCACGATCTGGGGATCGAAGTGGCGATGCTGACTGGCGACTCCCAGGACGTCGCCAACGCCGTCGCAGACGAACTGGGCATCGATACGGTGTTCGCGGAAGTCCTCCCCGAAGACAAAGACGAGAAAGTCCAGGAGCTCCAAGACCAGGGGAAGCTGGTGGGGATGGTCGGTGACGGCGTGAACGATGCGCCGGCGCTGACGCGAGCCGATGTCGGCATCGCCATCGGGAGCGGTACCGACGTCGCCGTCCAGTCGGCGGACGTCATCCTCGTCCAGAACAACCCCATGGACGTCGTTCGGCTGGTGAAGCTCAGTAAGGCGAGCTATCGGAAGATGCAGGAGAACATCGTCTGGGCCGCCGGCTACAACGTGTTTGCGATTCCGCTCGCAGCAGGCGTCTTGGCACCGATCGGGATTCTGCTGTCTCCCGCCGTGGGCGCCCTCCTGATGTCGCTGAGTACGGTGATCGTCGCGGTCAACGCACAGATGCTTCGGCGCGTGGACCTGTCCATTCCCGAGCTTCCGAGCGGGACACCATCGACGGAGGTACAGCCCGCTGACTGA